From the genome of Bosea sp. Tri-49, one region includes:
- a CDS encoding universal stress protein — MVKRRRSYETGHRPKFLAVVDDSPECAKAVRFAARRCARLGASIVLLGVVTPPPDETWLGVGDMVQADAEAEAEELIDVAAAAVRSLAGLEPEKVVRTGIKADEMVKLIEADEDISLLVLAAGTGRDGPGPLVSALAGKGAGSFPIPVAIVPGHLADEEIDALA; from the coding sequence ATGGTGAAGAGACGGCGGTCCTACGAGACGGGCCATCGCCCGAAATTCCTCGCTGTCGTCGACGACAGTCCCGAATGCGCCAAGGCGGTGCGCTTCGCGGCGCGGCGCTGCGCCCGCTTGGGCGCATCGATCGTGCTGCTTGGCGTGGTGACTCCGCCGCCGGACGAGACCTGGCTCGGAGTCGGCGACATGGTGCAAGCCGACGCTGAAGCCGAAGCGGAGGAATTGATCGACGTGGCAGCCGCCGCCGTGCGCTCGCTGGCCGGGCTGGAGCCCGAAAAAGTCGTGCGTACCGGCATCAAAGCCGACGAAATGGTCAAGCTGATCGAGGCGGACGAGGACATCTCGTTGCTGGTGCTCGCGGCCGGCACCGGCCGCGATGGGCCGGGCCCGCTCGTCAGCGCGCTCGCGGGCAAGGGCGCCGGCAGCTTCCCTATCCCGGTCGCGATCGTGCCCGGCCATCTTGCCGACGAGGAGATCGACGCGCTGGCCTGA
- the trpS gene encoding tryptophan--tRNA ligase yields MAAFSPRVFSGMQPTSTLHLGNYLGALVNWVAMQKTHDCIYCVVDMHAITQGFDVWGGPAELTRATREVAAAYIAAGVDPKKSIIFNQSQVAGHAELTWVFNTVARLGWLNRMTQFKEKAGKDRENASIGLYDYPVLMAADILLYKATHVPVGEDQKQHLELTRDIAQKFNNDFAEQIDNLGVGTGELGFFPLPEPMIQGPAPRVMSLRDGTKKMSKSDPSDYSRINLTDDADMIAQKIRKAKTDPEALPSEEKGLEGRSEAENLVGIYAGLSGETKTEVLSQFGGSQFSGFKAALVELAVAKLAPIAEEMRGLLADPSHIDGILSDGADSAAEIAAPIMRDVKDITGFVRRR; encoded by the coding sequence ATGGCCGCTTTCTCTCCCCGCGTCTTCTCCGGCATGCAGCCGACCTCGACGCTCCATCTCGGCAATTATCTCGGCGCGCTGGTCAACTGGGTCGCGATGCAGAAGACCCATGACTGCATCTATTGCGTCGTCGACATGCACGCGATCACGCAGGGCTTCGACGTCTGGGGCGGCCCCGCCGAACTGACCCGCGCCACGCGCGAGGTCGCGGCCGCCTATATCGCCGCCGGCGTCGACCCGAAGAAGAGCATCATCTTCAACCAGAGCCAGGTCGCCGGCCATGCCGAGCTCACCTGGGTATTCAACACGGTCGCGCGCCTCGGCTGGCTCAACCGCATGACCCAGTTCAAGGAAAAGGCCGGTAAGGACCGCGAGAACGCCTCGATCGGGCTCTACGACTATCCCGTGCTGATGGCCGCCGACATCCTGCTCTACAAGGCGACGCATGTCCCGGTCGGCGAGGACCAGAAGCAGCATCTGGAACTCACCCGCGACATCGCCCAGAAGTTCAACAACGACTTCGCCGAGCAGATCGACAACCTCGGGGTCGGCACCGGCGAGCTCGGCTTCTTCCCATTGCCCGAGCCGATGATCCAGGGGCCGGCGCCGCGCGTGATGAGCCTGCGCGACGGCACCAAGAAGATGTCGAAATCGGACCCATCGGACTATTCGCGCATCAACCTGACCGATGATGCCGACATGATCGCCCAGAAGATCCGCAAGGCGAAGACCGACCCCGAAGCGCTGCCTTCCGAGGAGAAGGGGTTGGAGGGCCGGTCCGAGGCCGAAAACCTCGTCGGAATCTATGCCGGTCTCTCTGGCGAGACCAAGACGGAGGTGCTCAGCCAGTTCGGCGGCAGCCAGTTCTCCGGCTTCAAGGCGGCTCTGGTCGAGCTCGCCGTCGCCAAGCTCGCGCCGATCGCTGAGGAGATGCGCGGCCTGCTGGCCGACCCCAGCCATATCGACGGCATTCTCAGCGACGGTGCCGACAGCGCCGCCGAGATCGCCGCGCCGATCATGCGCGACGTCAAGGACATCACCGGCTTCGTGCGCCGGCGCTGA